A single Glycine soja cultivar W05 chromosome 14, ASM419377v2, whole genome shotgun sequence DNA region contains:
- the LOC114384831 gene encoding uncharacterized protein LOC114384831: protein MMIFATLSVFLSVHSSFLEKLQQRWHASFFDDEFPVTVVVASKGDEGSGCVGTFVQGSTGEKNGDLFPDEAENGLVGGDGREAQVLVVALVGGGTWDARRGRCCSWRPGGGGPPTSQFWISAPDIPVGNSGPLPQASKPGPPFVSGSPGPP, encoded by the coding sequence CAGCGTTTTCCTGTCCGTccattcttccttccttgagaagcttcaacAACGGTGGCACGCCTCCTTCTTCGATGATGAGTTTCCCGTAACGGTCGTTGTCGCGAGCAAGGGAGACGAGGGAAGCGGCTGCGTCGGAACGTTCGTCCAAGGAAGCACCGGAGAGAAGAATGGCGACCTGTTCCCAGATGAGGCAGAGAATGGGCTCGTTGGCGGCGATGGGAGGGAGGCCCAGGTACTCGTCGTAGCGCTCGTCGGCGGAGGCACGTGGGACGCTCGTAGAGGTCGTTGCTGTTCCTGGCGGCCTGGCGGAGGAGGCCCGCCAACTTCTCAGTTTTGGATTTCAGCTCCAGACATTCCTGTCGGAAATTCTGGTCCTCTTCCGCAAGCTTCGAAACCTGGTCCGCCATTTGTATCGGGCTCGCCAGGACCTCCTTGA
- the LOC114384833 gene encoding copper transport protein CCH-like → MANVVEVKVGLHCDECIKKILKAIKKIEDIETYNVDKQLSKVIVTGNVTTEEVIRVLQKIGKNATPWENPQPQPNC, encoded by the exons ATGGCAAAT GTGGTGGAAGTGAAGGTTGGTTTACACTGTGACGAGTGTATCAAGAAAATTCTTAAGGCTATCAAGAAGATTGAAG ATATTGAGACGTATAACGTGGACAAGCAGTTGAGCAAGGTGATCGTTACAGGCAATGTCACAACGGAAGAAGTGATTAGAGTTCTTCAAAAGATTGGCAAGAATGCTACCCCCTGGGAAAATCCTCAACCCCAACCCAATTGCTGA